One genomic window of Anthonomus grandis grandis chromosome 3, icAntGran1.3, whole genome shotgun sequence includes the following:
- the LOC126733744 gene encoding uncharacterized protein LOC126733744 codes for MAAYTTEEYADIVFAYGRVNGNTREAQRIYEEQYPNRRVPHHNTFGRLRETGNLNFQEPRINRRQYDVAVNENVIRAFDEDPTTSTRKLATDLKISTWKAWSVVKTEGRHPFHYTPVQGLLQADYERRVQFCRFLLHADVENGHFLKSILWTDESTFTRAGILNQHNLHYWENKNVNPHLTRAKSFQTRLSVNVWAGVIGRHLIGPHYFPKNLNGDNYLHFLQNELPQLLADIPIFNEDQSYKNIK; via the exons ATGGCTGCATACACTACCGAAGAATACGCCGATATTGTCTTTGCTTATGGAAGAGTTAATGGTAATACGCGAGAAGCACAAAGAATTTATGAGGAGCAATACCCCAATAGGCGTGTGCCCCACCACAACACTTTTGGTCGATTAAGGGAAACAGgcaatctaaattttcaagaaccgAGGATCAATCGGAGGCAGTATGATGTTGCTGTAAATGAAAACGTAATTCGCGCATTCGATGAGGATCCCACCACTAGTACAAGGAAATTAGCTACAGATCTGAAAATTTCTACATGGAAAGCATGGTCAGTTGTCAAGACAGAAGGAAGGCATCCTTTCCATTACACCCCAGTGCAAG GTCTTCTACAAGCCGACTATGAGCGACGGGTACAATTTTGCCGCTTTTTGCTTCACGCAGACGTTGAAAatggacactttttaaaaagcatcttatggACAGATGAATCAACATTTACACGTGCGGGGATATTAAACcaacataatttacattattgggaaaacaaaaacgtaaatccgcatttgaccagagccaagtctttccaaacaagattaagtgttaatgtttgggcaggtgtgATTGGGAGACACCTCATCGGTCCACACTACTTTCCGAAAAACCTCAACGGGGacaattacttacattttttacaaaatgagcttccacaattattggctgatatacccatatttaatgaagaccaatcatataaaaatattaaataa